A segment of the Niveibacterium umoris genome:
GCAGTTGCCGGACGGCCGCCGTCTTGTCTTCAGCCAGCGTCAGCAGGGCTTCGACCTTGCCGGTGAGCAGCAACTCATGCTCGTCGTCGAGCAAACGCACGAACCGCTCCAGCTGGCTGGATGCTTCAGCCAGCAGAGCGGCGAACTGTGCCTGGAGCAGGGCGTTCGGGGTCAAACCCGGCGCGCCTTTCGATCAGCGCGCATCAAGCCTGACGGGGTTGCGCGGTCAGCATCTGGCGAACGCTTTCGAGCAGCCCGTCTGCGACTTTTTCGGGATTGACCCGGAAGCGGCCTTCGGAAATTGCCTGCTTGAGCTCGCCGACCTTGGTTGCGTCGACTTCCGGCACGCTGGTCAGCGTGCCCTGCAGTTGCTGCAGTTGCGATGCCAAAGGCGAAACTTCCACCTTCGAGCCCGCTTCGGCGCCCGGTTTGGCAGCGCTTTCGCGCGGACCTCGCGCCTTCACGTCGCCGGCATTGCCGACGCCCTTGTATGTGCCTTCGATCTTCATGATGTCGCTCCGGTTATGGCCTGTTCAAAGCCTTCGCGAAAACGGAACTGCCTGTCTTGCACCGTGTTTGCGTAGTCTTCTTCGGCTTGTTGTCAGGTTTAACGGCGCCAACCTGCGGAACTTTAACAATTTTCCATTCAATTCGAGTAGGCCCTGACCCTTGCTCCCGGGCCCGGCGCGGCACTTGGGCTGGTTGCGTCAGGGCGTGATCTCGACGCGCCCGCCAGGCTTGGCGATCCCTTGCAATACCTTGCCGGAATCGAGCCTCACCTGGACAAGCTGCCCCTCGGCGCCGGGCGTCAGCGCGACGCCCTGATTCGCGACTTCGAAGCCTCCGCCCTGCGCTATGACCTGCACCCGTTGCCCGCGTTCCACCACTTGTACCGTCAGCAACTGGCTGCTGAGCAGTGCGCTGCCACTGGCGACCGGCTGGCGCAGCGTGCGGCCGGTGGCTTGCGTGGCAGCGGTGAGCACGCCTGCACCCTGGGCGGCCAGATCGCCGTGGCGCACTTCCCAATCGCTCGTTCCGAGCACGGTTCCTGCAGCAAGTGGCCGCGAGGCGACCAGATAGTCGCCTTCAATCCTTACGTGCGCGGCGACATAAAGCGTCCACGCCGGCGCGCTGCAACTGACTCCGACCGTAGTGCGGCCCCAGGCCCGTTGCCCGCTCGGAAAGAATGCCCTCAGCGTGTTGCACGACTTGGCGTTGCGCGGGATGGCGGTGTCCGCCAACTCGATCTTCACCTCGCCGAGGCCCGGCGTGGCGGCTCGCTGCAGAAAATCGACCACGCTATCGCGGATCGCCGCCCGCGCAGGCGTCATCGGCTCGCTGGCGCGCGCCGCGCTGGCGAAGATCAGTGCGGCGCCAAGCAGCGATGTGAGCAGGAATCGGGTCTCGGTCTTCATCGATGCGGATTGTCACATGGGCAGCGCTTGCCGTGCCGGCCGGCAAGGCTTGCCGTTCGCGGCGGCAGTCAGTGCCTGAATTGCCGGCTTTATCCGTCTCTATTCGGCGCAAGGCCTGCTGTGCGTGGCGACGAGAATGCTGGCACGGAAGCTGCAAAAGGGTGGGCGTGTGTTCCGGACCGCCCCAGGCAGCCCGGGCCACCAGGAGATTTGCGATGACCACCACAGCGATTGACCGTCACCTTGGATTCCAGCAAGCCGCGCTGAATGCGCGTGCTTACCGCCAGGAACTGCTCGCCGCCAACATCGCAAACGCCGACACCCCGCACTACAAGGCGCGGGACATCGACTTCAAGGAGGCACTCATGGGCGCACTGGACGGTAAGGTCAAGCCACTGGCGCTGAATACGACCTCGGCGCGGCACATCGACGCCGGCGAGAAATCGCCGATGTCGCCCTTCGTCAAGTATCGCCAGGAGACGCAATCCGCTGTTGACGGCAACACCGTGGATATGGATATCGAACGTTCCGCCTTCGCCGAGAACGCGGTGCAGTACGAGGCCAGCCTCTCGTTCATCAATGGTCTGCTGCGTTCGATGCAGCAGGCGGTTTCGAACCAGTAAGCGGGCGTTGAACCATGAGCACGCTCAATGTCTTCAACGTTGCCGGTTCGGCCCTCAGCGCGCAGGCACTGCGCCTGAACGCGGTGGCCAGCAACCTCGCCAATGCCGAGAGCGTCGTCAAGTCGGACGGCCAGCCGTATCGCGCCAAGCAGGTGGTGTTCGAGGCGGTTCCCATGGGCAACAGCGGCGCCGCGATGGGCGTGCACGTCAAGCAGATGGTGGAATCCGCCGCGCCCGGGCGCTTGGTCTATGACCCGAAGAATCCGGTCGCCAACGCCGAGGGCTATGTGCAGATGCCGAACGTCGATGTGGTGGAGGAGATGGTCAACATGCTCTCTGCCTCGCGTTCATACCAGACCAATGCCGAGGTCATGAATACCGCCAAGACCCTGATGCAACGCACGCTGCAACTGGGCCAGGGCTGATCGGGAGTTGAATCATGTTCGTTTCGTCTGCGAGTAGCACCAGTAGCGGCGCCGGCGTTGTCAGCCAGGATCTGCTCGACTCGATCAACGGGAAGAGCAAGTCCAAGACGGCCTCAGGTGACGCGAGTCCGGTCTCGCAGGATCACTTCCTGCAGATGCTCACGACCCAGCTGAAGAATCAGGATCCGATGAATCCGATGGACAACGCGCAGATGACCTCGCAGCTTGCGCAGATCAGCACGGTCGACGGGCTCACCAAAGTCAATGCCACGCTGCAGACGATGCTCAGCGCCTTTCAGGCCGACCAGACGATGCAGGCGGCCGCGATGGTCGGACGCGGCGTGCTGGTCGATGGCAAGGGGCTGCAGCTCTACAACGGGCAAGCGCTCGGTGGCGTCGATCTGAGTGGCGCGGCAGACAAGGTGAAGGTCTCGATCGTCGATTCGAGCGGGCTGGAAGTTGCAAACCTCGACCTCGGCGCGATGGACGCCGGTTCCCATGTCTTCACCTGGGACGGCAAGACTTCAGCCGGCGCAGATGCGGCTTCGGGCATGTACTCGGTGAAAGTCAGTGCGGTGCAGGGCGACAAGAGTGTCACCGCCACCGCGCTGCAACTCGGTACGGTGAGCAGTGTGGTCAGTGGTGCCCAAGGCGCCCAGATCGAAGTCGGAAAACTCGGCATGTTCTCGATGTCGGATATCAAGCGGATTCTGTCCTGAGCGGGCGAGGAGAAGGATCATGGCATTTCAGCAAGGCCTCAGCGGGCTTAACGGCGCATCCAAGGCAATCGACGTCATCAGCAACAACGTGGCGAACGGCAGCACGATCGGATTCAAGAGCTCCCAGACCAAGTTCAATGATGTCTATGCGGCCGCACTCAACGGCGCTGCAGCGGGCGTTCAGGTCGGTATCGGCGTGAACGTCGGCGCGGTGTCACAACTGTTTAGTCAAGGCAACATTACGCCGACCGGCAACCCGCTCGATTTGGCCATCAACGGGAACGGATTTTTCCGGGTCCAGCAACCCGCAGGCGCGGTGGCCTATACCCGAAACGGGCAGTTCGAGATCGACAAGAACGGTTACGTCGTCAATGCGGCGGGCTATCGGCTTCAGGGATACCCTGCAAACGCGCTTGGTGTGATCCTTCCCGCGACGCCGCAAGACATCTTTCTGAATACCTCGGACTTGCAGCCGAAGCCGACGACCTCCGCGAAAGTCGGCCTCAACCTTGATTCGCGCCAGACGGTCCCGACGGTGCCCTTCGTCAGTACCGCTGCTGCCCCCCTGCCGGATCCCCTGTCGTACAACTCATCGACCTCGATCTCGATCTACGACTCCCTCGGCAACCCCCACATCTACACGATGTATTTCGTGAAGACCGGCGGCGGTACATGGGATATGCATACCTCGGTGGATGGCGCCGCGACAACCGGCCCGACCGCACTGGCGTTCGACACCTCTGGAGCGCTCACGACGACGATGCCATTGACGGTGACCGCGACGTTTGCGCCGACCTTTGGTTCTGCGACGCCGCTGACCTTCGAGCTCGACTTCACAGGATCTTCGCAGTACGGCAGCGCGTTCGGTATCAACCGTCAGGTGCAGGATGGCTACGCGTCGGGCCGTCTGTCCGGCATCACCATTGCGCAGGACGGCACGATCCAGGGTCGCTACAGCAACGGTCAGTCGAAGATCCTCGGCCAGACTGTGCTGGCGAGCTTTGCCAACCCGAACGGCTTGCTTTCGCTGGGTCAGAACCTCTGGAGCGAATCGCCGGAGTCTGGCCAGCCCCTGGTGGGTAGCCCAGGTTCAGGCAGCCTAGGCCTGGTTCAGGCGGGTTCGGTGGAGGAATCGAACGTCGACCTGACCGGTGCGCTGGTTGATCTGATCACGCAGCAGCGCAGCTACCAGGCCAATTCTCAGTCGATCAAAACGCAAGACCAGATCCTCCAGACCCTGGTCAACCTGCGGTAAGGGTTGGCAGAGGAGGGGTTGTGACCCGCACGTAGCCACAGCAATACAGCCAACGGAAACGGAAACTCAAAATGGACCGTGCGATCTACACAGCGATGACTGGCGCCAAAAGCACCTTGTTGCAACAGGCCGCCGTCGGACACAACCTCTCCAACGCCACCACCGATGGTTTCCGCACCGAGATGCACCGCCTGCGCGCGGTGCCGGTGTTGTCGCCAGCGCAGCCCTCGCGAGCCTTCGTGGTCGACGCCAGCGTCGCCAGCGACTTCACGCCCGGTGCCTTGCAGCAGACCGGACGCCCACTCGATGTCGCGCTTCACGGAAAGGGCTGGTTTGCGTTACAGATGCCGGACGGGAGCGAGGCCTACACCCGTGCAGGCCGTTTCGAAGTCGATGCCAATGGTCAACTCGTTAACGAGCGCGGCTTGCAAGTGCAGGGCGAAGGCGGCCCGATCGCGTTGCCGCCCGACAACCGCTACGAGATCGCAGCCGACGGCACGATCAGCGCGATTCCGCGCACAGGCAGTCGCAATGCGGCCGAAGTTGTCGGCCGACTGAAACTCGTCAACCCGGATGAGGCCAGTCTCAAGCGTGGCGACGATGGCTACTTCCGGCTCGCAAATGGCCAGCAGGCCGACCCGGACGCGAATGTGCGGGTTGCCGGCGGCTACGTCGAAGCCAGCAACGTGAACGTGGTCGAGCAGATGGTGAACATGATCTCGCTGGCAAAGCACTTTGAGTTGCAGACCCGCATGATCTCGTCGCTCGACACCAATGCGAAGACTGCCGATCAGGTACTGGCGATCACCTGATCTGGTCACCGAATTGAACCGGGCTTTGCCCGCTTATCGGGCCTAGCCCTCCGCGCAAGACGGGGAACAATCCTGCCATGCGCGTCGTAGAAGGAGCTTCATCATGATCCCCGCACTGTGGGTGGCCCGTACCGGACTGGATGCCCAGCAGACCCAGCTTGACGTCATTTCCAACAACCTCGCCAACGTCAGCACCAACGGCTACAAGCGCGCGCGCGCGGTCTTCGAAGATCTGCTGTACCAGACCTTGCGGCAGCCCGGTGCGCAGTCGTCGCAACAGACGCAAGTGCCTTCTGGCCTGCAACTGGGTACCGGCGTGAAACCGGTGGCCACGGTGAAGAACCACTCGCAGGGCAACCTGCAGCAAACCGGTAATACGCTTGATGTGGCGATTCAGGGCGAGGGTTTCTTTCAGGTTCTGTTGCCGGATGGCACGATTGGTTACACCCGCGACGGTTCCTTCCAGAAAGACAACACCGGCCAGATCGTGACGTCCAGCGGCTATCCGGTGGATCCGGCGATCACGATTCCGCCCAATGCGCAGTCGGTGACGATTGCGAAAGATGGCACCGTCAGCGTGACCACGGCCGGCTCGGCTACGGCAACCCAGATAGGCACGATGCAGGTCTCGACGTTCATCAATCCGGCGGGTTTGCAGGCGGTGGGTGAGAACCTTTTCCTGGAAACTGCATCGAGCGGCACTCCGACCGCCGGCACCCCCGGTACCAACGGGGCTGGCGTGCTGAACCAGGGCTATGTCGAAACATCAAACGTAAACGTCGCTGAAGAACTGGTGGGTCTGATCCAGACCCAGCGTGCATATGAGTTCAATTCAAAGGTTGTGACGACCGCTGATCAGATGCTCGGCCGGCTGTCGCAGATGTGACGGAGCCTGATCATGCGCGTCCGTAACTTCCTGACGGTGATGCTCGCGGCGGTGTCGCTCGCGGCCTGCGTCACGCCGCCGCTGACCAACGTGCACCAACCGATGACGACCCGCGCGCAACCGCGCCCGGTCCAGGAACCGATTGCCGGCTCGCTGTTCAGCACCAACGCCAGCCAGCGCGGCATGTTCGAAGACCGGCGCGCACGCCTGGTCGGCGACACGCTGACGATCAACCTGGTCGAGAAGACGGCTGCGACGAAGAATGCCAACAGCTCGGCAAGTCGCGATTCCAAACTCTCGGCCGGAATCCCGACGATGACCCACGTGCCGCTGCATTACCTGCAGGGCGTGGATCTTTCGGCCACCACCAGCGACACCTTCGCCGGCAAGGGCGCCTCGGCGGCGAACAACAACTTCACCGGCACGATCACGGTGACGGTGATTGATGTCTATCCCAACGGCAATCTGCTGGTCTCGGGCGAAAAACGCGTGGCGATCAACCAGGGCGACGAGTTCATCCGCTTCTCGGGCGTGGTGAATCCGATGTTCGTCAGTTCGGCCAACGCAGTGAATTCGACCCAGGTGGCCGACGCGCGGATCGAGTACCGCGGTAGCGGCTACATCGACGAAGTCCAGCAGAAGGGCTGGCTGGCGCGCTTCTTTGATGTGATTGCGCCGTTCTGAGGAGCCCTGGCATGTGCAAGCGCATCAAAGTCCTGCTGGCGGCGCTCTCGCTGTGTCTGTGCAATGTCGCGGGCGCCGAACGCATCAAGGACATCGCCAACATCGCCGGTGTGCGCAGCAACCCGCTTGTGGGCTACGGGCTGGTAGTGGGGCTGGATGGCACCGGCGACCAGACGACGCAGACGCCCTTCACCGTTCAAAGCATTGCCAACATGCTCTCGAACATGGGTGTGGCGCTACCAGCAGGCGTGAGCCTTCAGCTCAAGAACGTCGCCGCGGTGATGGTGACTGCGACCTTGCCGCCGTTTGCCCAGCCGGGGCAGGAAATCGATGTGACCGCTTCGTCGCTGGGCAATGCGAAAAGCCTCAAGGGCGGCACCCTGCTGATGACCCCGCTGAAAGGGCCGGACGGGAACGTCTACGCCTTGGCCCAGGGCAACCTGGTCATCAGTGGCGCCAGTGGTGGTGGAGGCGGGTCCAAGGTTACCGTCAACCATGTGTCGGCGGGCCGCATACCCGGCGGTGCGATCGTCGAGCGTGCAGTGCCGATGCCGGTGGGCGCTGCCGACAGCGTGTCGGTCGAGCTGCGGCAGGCTGATTTCGGTACCGCGCAGAAGGTC
Coding sequences within it:
- the flgC gene encoding flagellar basal body rod protein FlgC, translated to MSTLNVFNVAGSALSAQALRLNAVASNLANAESVVKSDGQPYRAKQVVFEAVPMGNSGAAMGVHVKQMVESAAPGRLVYDPKNPVANAEGYVQMPNVDVVEEMVNMLSASRSYQTNAEVMNTAKTLMQRTLQLGQG
- the flgB gene encoding flagellar basal body rod protein FlgB; protein product: MTTTAIDRHLGFQQAALNARAYRQELLAANIANADTPHYKARDIDFKEALMGALDGKVKPLALNTTSARHIDAGEKSPMSPFVKYRQETQSAVDGNTVDMDIERSAFAENAVQYEASLSFINGLLRSMQQAVSNQ
- a CDS encoding flagellar hook assembly protein FlgD; translated protein: MFVSSASSTSSGAGVVSQDLLDSINGKSKSKTASGDASPVSQDHFLQMLTTQLKNQDPMNPMDNAQMTSQLAQISTVDGLTKVNATLQTMLSAFQADQTMQAAAMVGRGVLVDGKGLQLYNGQALGGVDLSGAADKVKVSIVDSSGLEVANLDLGAMDAGSHVFTWDGKTSAGADAASGMYSVKVSAVQGDKSVTATALQLGTVSSVVSGAQGAQIEVGKLGMFSMSDIKRILS
- the flgE gene encoding flagellar hook protein FlgE — translated: MAFQQGLSGLNGASKAIDVISNNVANGSTIGFKSSQTKFNDVYAAALNGAAAGVQVGIGVNVGAVSQLFSQGNITPTGNPLDLAINGNGFFRVQQPAGAVAYTRNGQFEIDKNGYVVNAAGYRLQGYPANALGVILPATPQDIFLNTSDLQPKPTTSAKVGLNLDSRQTVPTVPFVSTAAAPLPDPLSYNSSTSISIYDSLGNPHIYTMYFVKTGGGTWDMHTSVDGAATTGPTALAFDTSGALTTTMPLTVTATFAPTFGSATPLTFELDFTGSSQYGSAFGINRQVQDGYASGRLSGITIAQDGTIQGRYSNGQSKILGQTVLASFANPNGLLSLGQNLWSESPESGQPLVGSPGSGSLGLVQAGSVEESNVDLTGALVDLITQQRSYQANSQSIKTQDQILQTLVNLR
- the flgG gene encoding flagellar basal-body rod protein FlgG, coding for MIPALWVARTGLDAQQTQLDVISNNLANVSTNGYKRARAVFEDLLYQTLRQPGAQSSQQTQVPSGLQLGTGVKPVATVKNHSQGNLQQTGNTLDVAIQGEGFFQVLLPDGTIGYTRDGSFQKDNTGQIVTSSGYPVDPAITIPPNAQSVTIAKDGTVSVTTAGSATATQIGTMQVSTFINPAGLQAVGENLFLETASSGTPTAGTPGTNGAGVLNQGYVETSNVNVAEELVGLIQTQRAYEFNSKVVTTADQMLGRLSQM
- a CDS encoding flagellar basal body L-ring protein FlgH, whose translation is MRVRNFLTVMLAAVSLAACVTPPLTNVHQPMTTRAQPRPVQEPIAGSLFSTNASQRGMFEDRRARLVGDTLTINLVEKTAATKNANSSASRDSKLSAGIPTMTHVPLHYLQGVDLSATTSDTFAGKGASAANNNFTGTITVTVIDVYPNGNLLVSGEKRVAINQGDEFIRFSGVVNPMFVSSANAVNSTQVADARIEYRGSGYIDEVQQKGWLARFFDVIAPF
- the flgA gene encoding flagellar basal body P-ring formation chaperone FlgA, yielding MKTETRFLLTSLLGAALIFASAARASEPMTPARAAIRDSVVDFLQRAATPGLGEVKIELADTAIPRNAKSCNTLRAFFPSGQRAWGRTTVGVSCSAPAWTLYVAAHVRIEGDYLVASRPLAAGTVLGTSDWEVRHGDLAAQGAGVLTAATQATGRTLRQPVASGSALLSSQLLTVQVVERGQRVQVIAQGGGFEVANQGVALTPGAEGQLVQVRLDSGKVLQGIAKPGGRVEITP
- a CDS encoding flagellar basal body P-ring protein FlgI, which translates into the protein MCKRIKVLLAALSLCLCNVAGAERIKDIANIAGVRSNPLVGYGLVVGLDGTGDQTTQTPFTVQSIANMLSNMGVALPAGVSLQLKNVAAVMVTATLPPFAQPGQEIDVTASSLGNAKSLKGGTLLMTPLKGPDGNVYALAQGNLVISGASGGGGGSKVTVNHVSAGRIPGGAIVERAVPMPVGAADSVSVELRQADFGTAQKVAEAINRSVGKPVAMPLNGRQIQVSAPAEPDRRVAFLGMLENLDVVPEQGVARVIVNSRTGSVVMNRAVQLQDCAVAHGSLTVTVTADNQVSQPNAFARGETTTTQNTQVDIKQEPGNLIKVKAGTNLAEVVKAINAVGANPLDMIAILQAMKAAGALRAELEVI
- the flgM gene encoding flagellar biosynthesis anti-sigma factor FlgM, translated to MKIEGTYKGVGNAGDVKARGPRESAAKPGAEAGSKVEVSPLASQLQQLQGTLTSVPEVDATKVGELKQAISEGRFRVNPEKVADGLLESVRQMLTAQPRQA
- the flgF gene encoding flagellar basal-body rod protein FlgF, with the translated sequence MDRAIYTAMTGAKSTLLQQAAVGHNLSNATTDGFRTEMHRLRAVPVLSPAQPSRAFVVDASVASDFTPGALQQTGRPLDVALHGKGWFALQMPDGSEAYTRAGRFEVDANGQLVNERGLQVQGEGGPIALPPDNRYEIAADGTISAIPRTGSRNAAEVVGRLKLVNPDEASLKRGDDGYFRLANGQQADPDANVRVAGGYVEASNVNVVEQMVNMISLAKHFELQTRMISSLDTNAKTADQVLAIT